In one Lonchura striata isolate bLonStr1 unplaced genomic scaffold, bLonStr1.mat Scaffold_203, whole genome shotgun sequence genomic region, the following are encoded:
- the LOC144248633 gene encoding uncharacterized protein LOC144248633 translates to MSNANPETKKILGALPQNPEPLIPQMVDTCTKASSSETALALAVSKGVGEAVVPINNERCLNCEHLEMISPRSVRETGGERASAGTGRDRAREGEGAEPRRGRQRRERDEPRTAAPQHRRHVQHHQHTRKPAGQGLQSADVCSAARMIQHVAAAVCTLYSYVAYSGYFLTHLARHLMCGFRAAPPLGTKAAPAPPLAPSAPKEEAKEEEDSSELPAVLGDAGELPSVPGDDSELPAALGDEGEHPALWEYSGEAPAAWDKDSGHLPAWDEGGGCPLVRDEDGQAPMVWDEDRGHLPLWDEDRGHPVPWEEEAELLPAWEEDSEHPLAWKDDGKPAAFWEEDGEPPCAWEEDGEPPCAWEEDTEPPCAWEEDTEPPSAVGSWAEGSDSSTALQPEGRGEWCLVQLRNIVSVEEPAEKYLEVEQIGQGKEQDLGELLCLELDCLKEPLTIWRLSDNISQGDFFQIFYFIKYLPVAIKKMSLRGQNGEHAVNELLLLKDKKNPNIVNSLDSFLVDGDLWLVMEYMDGGTLQDVVRQTRMAEGEMAAVSRECLQGLDFLHANRVIHRDLKSSNILLGMAGSVKLAAFDSLSSEQDRRSSMVGTAHWMAPEVVTSSPYGPKVDIWSFGIVTIEMVEGEPPYFKETRAMDDLKMGIKCISSFQWLWQH, encoded by the exons ATGTCTAACGCCAACCCAGAAACCAAAAAGATTCTTGGAGCtcttccccaaaatccagagcCACTCATCCCACAGATGGTCGACACCTGCACTAAGGCCTCTTCTTCAGAAACTGCTTTAGCCCTGGCCGTGAGCaaaggggtgggggaggcaGTGGTGCCCATTAACAACGAGAGGTGCTTGAACTGTG AACACCTAGAAATGATCAGCCCTCGCAGCGTCCGGGAAACGGGCGGGGAGCGCG CGTCCGCGGGCACCGGCCGGGACAGAGCCCGGGAAGGAGAAGGGGCCGAGCCTCGGCGCGGCCGCCAGCGCCGGGAGCGGGACGAGCCCCGCACGGCAGCGCCCCAGCACCGGCGCCACGTCCAGCATCACCAACACACACGCAAACCCGCTGGCCAAG GGCTGCAGTCTGCAGACGTGTGCAGCGCAGCCAGAATGATCCAGCAcgtggctgctgcagtttgcacgCTGTACTCTTATGTGGCTTATTCGGGCTATTTTTTAACCCACTTGGCAC GGCACCTCATGTGTGGATTCcgagcagctcctcctctg GgcacaaaagcagcaccagcccctcctctggctccctctgctcccaaagaggaggccaaagaggaggaagacagcAGTGAGCTCCCCGCTGTTCTGGGGGACGCTGGTGAACTTCCCTCGGTGCCGGGAGATGACAGTGAACTTCCCGCTGCTCTGGGAGACGAGGGCGAACATCCCGCGCTGTGGGAATACAGCGGCGAGGCTCCCGCGGCGTGGGACAAGGACAGTGGACATCTCCCGGCGTGGGACGAGGGCGGTGGATGTCCCCTGGTGCGGGACGAGGATGGCCAAGCCCCCATGGtgtgggatgaggacagaggacatctcccgctgtgggatgaggacagaggacatCCTGTGCCTTGGGAAGAGGAGGCTGAACTTCTCCCAGCATGGGAAGAGGACAGTGAACATCCCCTGGCTTGGAAAGATGATGGCAAACCTGCAGCGTTTTGGGAAGAGGATGGagaacctccctgtgcttgggaagaggatggagaacctccctgtgcttgggaagaggacactgaacctccctgtgcttgggaagaggacacGGAACCTCCCTCCGCTGTGGGATCCTGGGCTGAAggttctgacagcagcacagccctgcagccagaggggagaggggagtggtgcctggtgcagctga ggaacATCGTGAGCGTGGAGGAGCCTGCCGAGAAATACCTGGAAGTGGAGCAGATTGGCCAAGG caaggagcaggacctgggagAACTTCTGTGTCTGGAACTGGATTGCCTAAAAGAGCCACTCACCATCTGGAGACTGTCAGACAACATCTCTCAAGgagatttctttcaaatattttacttcataaAATATCTTCCG gtggccataaagaaaatgagtctCAGAGGGCAGAACGGGGAACACGCTGTGaatgagctcctgctcctgaaggacaagaagaacCCCAACATTGTCAACTCTTTGGACAG cttccTTGTTGACGGAGAtctctggctggtgatggaatACATGGATGGAGGAACTTTGCAGGACGTTGTCAGACAGACACGCATGGCTGAAGGAGAGATGGCAGCTGTCAGTCGGGAG tgcctgcagggcctggatttcctgCATGCGAACCGGGTGATCCACAGAGATCTGAAGAGCTCCAACATCCTCCTGGGCATGgccggctctgtcaagctgg CTGCCTTTgacagt ctcagctctgagcaggaccGGCGCAGCTCCATGGTGGGCACTGCTCACTGGATGGCCCCAGAAGTTGTGACCAGTTCTCCTTATGGCCCCAAGGTGGACATCTGGTCCTTTGGCATTGTCACCATCGAGATGGTGGAGGGAGAACCTCCTTACTTCAAGGAAACGAGGGCCATG GATGACCTGAAAATGGGAATCAAGTGCATCAGCTCTTTCCAATGGCTGTGGCAGCactag